GGTTGGCCGCCCTTCGGGGAGGCGAGGGTGATGTCCCAGCCGGCCTCCTGGAACCGGTAGTAGGGGGCGGCGAGTTCCTCCAGCCAGAACCCGGTCGTGCGGCCGGTGTCGCCGAGCTTGTCGTGCGAGGTGAGAACGATCAGAACCTTCATGATGACTTCCTGTAGATCAGTAGGCCGATCACCCCTGGCGAGGCGAGCGGTGCAGGGGACGTAATGAAGCGGGGCGCGAGGGTGCGGGCACGGCCCGCCTGCCGGAGCGGCCGGCCAGGCAGCGGTGCGGCTTACTGGGCGAGGAAGGTCAGCAGGGTTTCGTTGACTTCGGCGGTGTGGGTGGTCAGCAGGCCGTGGGGGGCGCCGTCGATCTCGGTGTACTGGGCGGTGGGCAGGGCCTTGGCGAAGCGGCGGCCGGTGGCGTCGATGGGCAGGGTCCGGTCGGCGGTGCCGTGGACGATCAAAGCCGGGACGTCGATCTTGGGGATGTCGGCGCGGAAGTCGGTGGGCCAGGCGAGGGGTGCGGCGGCCGAGGCGATGGCCCCCGATCCCGCGGCGACGTTCCAGGCGTTGCGGACCGCTTCTTCACTGACGCGGGTGCCCAGGTTCTCGTCGAGGTTGAAGAAGTCGTTATAGAAGTCGGTGAAGAACGCGTACCGGTCCTTCTTGACCGCCTCGGAGACACCCTGGAAGAAGGAGGCGGGCGCCGCACCGTCGGGGTTGTCGTCGGTGATCTCCAAAAACGGCTCCAGCGAGGCCAGGAACACGGCCTTGGCCACCCGCGCCGAACCGTAGACGGACAGGTAGCGGGCCACCTCACCGGTGCCCATGGAGAACCCGACCAGTACCGCCTCGTGCAGATCCAGCGCCTCCAGCACCGCGTTCAGGTCCGCGGCGAAGGTGTCGTAGTCGTACCCCGTCGAGGGCTGGCTCGACTTGCCGAAACCCCTGCGGTCGTAGGTGACGACCCGGTAACCGGCCTCCAGCAGCGCCGACGTCTGCCCCTCCCACGAGTTCCCGTCCAGCGGATAACCGTGGATCAGCACCACCGGCTGCCCCGATCCCTTGTCCTCATAATGCAGCTCGATGTCCGCGCTGTTTTCCGTACCGACCTTGATACGTCCCATGACGCCCAACCTCCACAGTGTGTTCCGCGCTCCGACAACCACAACTATACGACCGGTCTACTCAACCGTCAATCATGCCCGCGCCGACAAACCCGCCGATCACCCCACCGACGGCCGAAGACCGCAGGTCATGATCGACACAGACACCCCAGGGGCTACTCGGAGGTGGCTCGGACGGCCTGCTCGATGAGACGGGTGACCGCGCCGGGGTGAGAGACGGCGACCGCGTGCGAGGAGTCGACCTCGACGGTGTGCGCGTGGGCACGTTCGGCCATGAACCGCTGCTCGGCCGGCGCGATCGCATGATCCTCGGTGGTGACCAGATCCCAGGAAGGGATGGTCTTCCAGGCCGTCTTGGTGGTCTTCTCATCGAAGACGGAGGCGGCCAGCGGACGCTGGGTGACGGCCATGAGATCGGTGACCGACCTGGGCACGTCGGCGGCGAACGCGTCGTGGAACTTGCCCTTTTGGACGTAGAGATCGGTGCCGGTGCCTCCGCCGGGCAGCGGATAGGGCACGGCATCGAGGACCGAGGGGAGCGTCGCCCCCGGGAACCTGTCGCCGAGTTCGGCGAGGGTCTCACCCTTGTCGGGAACGAACGCGGCAACATAGACCAAAGCCTTGACCTGCGAATTGCCCGCAGCGGCATCACTGATCACCGAACCACCGTAGGAGTGGCCGACCAGCACGATCGGACCCTTCACGCTTCGGAGGTAGCTCTCCAGGTAGCCCGAGTCACTCGCCACGCCGCGCAGCGGATTGGCGGGAGCCTCCACCGGATACCCCGCGCGCCGCAGACGCGTGATCACTCCGTTCCAGCTGGAGGAGTCCGCGAAGGCCCCGTGCACCAGCACCACCGTGGGCTTCGCCCCCCGCCCGGCGGGCTCGGCGGTAACCGCGGAAGCCGGCATCACGGACGCCAGACCAAGGGCAGCCACACCCGCAACGGCCGCGAGCGCGGAAACACGCCGGCGAGACGGACGCAGCACACTCTTCATCTTCGCCTTCATATCCATCTACATCTCCTTGAGAGGTGTCGTTCATCGCTCTTCGAGTGGTAAGTGCCGCCACCCCACGGACACGGACCGGGGCAGTAGCCGACACGCCGGACACACCGGCACGCGCAGCGCCGAGCACGACGTCAGACGCGCCCAGCCGGTT
This is a stretch of genomic DNA from Streptomyces sp. TG1A-8. It encodes these proteins:
- a CDS encoding alpha/beta fold hydrolase; this translates as MGRIKVGTENSADIELHYEDKGSGQPVVLIHGYPLDGNSWEGQTSALLEAGYRVVTYDRRGFGKSSQPSTGYDYDTFAADLNAVLEALDLHEAVLVGFSMGTGEVARYLSVYGSARVAKAVFLASLEPFLEITDDNPDGAAPASFFQGVSEAVKKDRYAFFTDFYNDFFNLDENLGTRVSEEAVRNAWNVAAGSGAIASAAAPLAWPTDFRADIPKIDVPALIVHGTADRTLPIDATGRRFAKALPTAQYTEIDGAPHGLLTTHTAEVNETLLTFLAQ
- a CDS encoding alpha/beta fold hydrolase; protein product: MDMKAKMKSVLRPSRRRVSALAAVAGVAALGLASVMPASAVTAEPAGRGAKPTVVLVHGAFADSSSWNGVITRLRRAGYPVEAPANPLRGVASDSGYLESYLRSVKGPIVLVGHSYGGSVISDAAAGNSQVKALVYVAAFVPDKGETLAELGDRFPGATLPSVLDAVPYPLPGGGTGTDLYVQKGKFHDAFAADVPRSVTDLMAVTQRPLAASVFDEKTTKTAWKTIPSWDLVTTEDHAIAPAEQRFMAERAHAHTVEVDSSHAVAVSHPGAVTRLIEQAVRATSE